In Piliocolobus tephrosceles isolate RC106 chromosome 12, ASM277652v3, whole genome shotgun sequence, one DNA window encodes the following:
- the P2RY4 gene encoding P2Y purinoceptor 4 — MASTESSLLRSISLSPGPGSSEVELDCWFDEDFKFILLPVSYAVVFVLGLGLNAPTLWLFIFRLRPWDATATYMFHLALSDTLYVLSLPTLIYYYAARNHWPFGSEICKFVRFLFYWNLYCSILFLTCISVHRYLGICHPLRALRWGRPRLAGLICLAVWLVVAGCLVPNLFFVTTSTKGTTVLCHDTTRPEEFDHYVHFSSAVMGLLFGVPCLVTLVCYGLMARRLYQPLPGAAQSSSRLRSLRTIAVVLTVFAVCFVPFHITRTIYYLARLLEADCRVLNIVNVVYKVTRPLASANSCLDPVLYLLTGDKYRCQLHQLCGGGKPQPRTAASSLALVSLPENSSCRWAATRRDSSFSTPRADRL, encoded by the coding sequence ATGGCCAGTACAGAGTCCTCGCTGTTGAGATCCATCAGCCTCAGCCCAGGTCCTGGCAGCAGTGAGGTGGAGCTGGACTGTTGGTTTGATGAGGATTTCAAGTTCATCCTGCTTCCTGTGAGCTATGCAGTTGTCTTTGTGCTGGGCTTGGGCCTTAACGCCCCAACCCTATGGCTCTTCATCTTCCGCCTCCGACCCTGGGATGCAACTGCCACCTACATGTTCCACCTGGCATTGTCAGACACCTTGTATGTGCTGTCGCTGCCCACTCTCATCTACTATTATGCAGCCCGCAACCACTGGCCCTTTGGCAGTGAGATCTGCAAGTTCGTCCGCTTTCTTTTCTATTGGAACCTCTACTGCAGCATCCTTTTCCTCACCTGCATTAGCGTGCACCGCTACCTGGGCATCTGCCACCCACTTCGGGCACTACGCTGGGGCCGCCCTCGCCTCGCAGGCCTTATCTGCCTGGCAGTTTGGTTGGTCGTAGCCGGCTGCCTCGTGCCCAACCTGTTCTTCGTCACAACCAGCACCAAAGGGACCACCGTCCTGTGCCATGACACCACTCGGCCTGAAGAGTTTGACCACTATGTGCACTTCAGCTCGGCGGTCATGGGGCTGCTCTTTGGCGTGCCCTGCCTGGTCACTCTTGTTTGCTATGGGCTCATGGCCCGTCGCCTGTATCAGCCCTTGCCAGGTGCTGCACAGTCTTCTTCTCGTCTCCGATCTCTCCGCACCATAGCTGTGGTGCTGACTGTCTTCGCTGTCTGCTTCGTGCCTTTCCACATCACCCGCACCATTTACTACCTGGCAAGGCTGTTGGAAGCTGACTGCCGAGTGCTGAACATTGTCAACGTGGTCTATAAAGTGACTCGGCCCCTGGCCAGTGCCAACAGCTGCCTGGATCCTGTGCTCTACTTGCTCACTGGGGACAAATATCGATGTCAGCTCCATCAGCTCTGTGGTGGTGGCAAGCCCCAGCCCCGCACGGCTGCCTCTTCCCTGGCCCTAGTGTCCCTGCCTGAGAATAGCAGCTGCAGGTGGGCAGCCACCCGCCGGGACAGTAGCTTCTCTACTCCTAGGGCAGATAGATTGTAA
- the AWAT1 gene encoding acyl-CoA wax alcohol acyltransferase 1 — MPHSKQPSHFQSLMLLQWPLSYLAIFWILQPLFIYLLFTSLWPLPALYLAWLFLDWKTPERGGRRSAWVRNWCVWTHIRDYFPITILKTKDLSPEHNYLMGIHPHGLLTFGAFCNFCTEATGFSKTFPGITPHLATLSWFFKIPFVREYLMAKGVCSVSQPAIDYLLSHSTGNLVGIVVGGVGEALQSVPNTTTLILQKRKGFVRTALQHGAHLVPTFTFGETEVYDQVLFHKDSRMYKFQSCFRRIFGFYFCVFYGQSFCQGSTGLLPYSRPIVTVVGEPLPLPQIENPSQEMVDKYHALYMDALHKLFDQHKTHYGCSETQKLFFL; from the exons ATGCCTCATTCCAAGCAGCCTAGTCACTTCCAGAGTCTGATGCTTCTGCAGTGGCCTTTGAGCTACCTTGCCATCT TTTGGATCTTGCAGCCATTGTTCATCTACTTGCTGTTTACATCCTTGTGGCCGCTACCAGCGCTTTACCTTGCCTGGTTGTTCCTGGACTGGAAGACCCCAGAGCGAG GTGGCAGGCGTTCGGCCTGGGTAAGGAACTGGTGTGTCTGGACTCACATCAGGGACTATTTCCCCATTACG ATCCTGAAGACAAAGGACCTGTCACCTGAGCACAACTACCTCATGGGGATTCACCCCCACGGCCTCCTGACCTTTGGTGCCTTCTGCAACTTCTGCACTGAGGCCACAGGCTTCTCGAAGACTTTCCCAGGCATCACTCCTCACTTGGCCACGCTGTCCTGGTTCTTCAAGATCCCCTTTGTTAGGGAGTACCTCATGGCCAAAG GTGTGTGCTCCGTGAGCCAGCCAGCCATCGACTATCTGCTGAGCCATAGCACAGGCAACCTCGTGGGCATTGTAGTGGGAGGTGTGGGTGAGGCCCTGCAAAGTGTGCCCAACACCACCACCCTCATCCTCCAGAAGCGCAAGGGGTTCGTGCGCACAGCCCTCCAGCACGG GGCTCATCTGGTCCCCACCTTCacttttggggaaactgaggtgtaTGACCAGGTGCTGTTCCATAAGGACAGCAGGATGTACAAGTTCCAGAGCTGCTTCCGCCGTATCTTTGgtttttacttttgtgtcttCTATGGACAAAGCTTCTGTCAAGGCTCCACTGGGCTCCTGCCATACTCCAGGCCTATTGTCACTGTGG TTGGGGAGCCTCTGCCACTGCCCCAAATTGAAAACCCAAGCCAGGAGATGGTGGATAAATACCACGCACTTTATATGGATGCTCTGCACAAACTGTTTGACCAGCATAAGACCCACTATGGCTGCTCAGAGACCCAAAAGCTGTTTTTCCTGTGA